ATGGACGAGGAGCACCCCGATGGCTGGACGCCCCCCTGCCGAAGTACCGGACGACCCCAACGCCTGGCGTCCCCGCTCGGTCGCGGCGTTCGGCGTCCGGCTGCTCGCCGTCGGCGTCCCGATCGTCCTGGGGAGCGTGACCGCCCGGCTCGTCGCGATGGGTTTCGGCGCAAGTGCCCCGAGCTGGTTCGTCGCCACCGCCGCCCTGGCGAGTGCCGCCGTGGTCGCCACGGTGAGCGCGCGGTTCGGGGCCCGGCTGCTGCCGCTGGCCGTGCTGCTCAAGATGACGATGATCTTCCCCGATCGCGCACCGAGCCGGGTCAAGGTGGCGCGGCGCGCGACCAGCCGCGACGAACTGCGCCGCGGGCTCACCGCCAAGGGCCAGGACGCGCGGGAGACCGCCGTGACGCTGCTCGCACTGGTGACCGCCCTCGGCCGGCACGACCGCAAGACCCGCGGGCACAGTGAGCGGGTGCGGTTGTACTGCGACCTGCTCGGCACCGAGCTGGGCTTGCGCGACACCGACCGCGGCAAGCTGCGCTGGGTCGGCCTGATCCACGACATCGGCAAGCTCGAGGTAGCCGCGGCGATCCTCAACAAGCCGGGCAAGCTCGATCAGAACGAGTGGACCGCGGTGCGCGCGCATCCGGATCACGGCGCCAAGCTTGCCGAGCCGCTGGCCGAGTGGCTCGGTCCGTGGTACGACGGCATCCGCCAGCACCACGAGCGCTTCGACGGGACCGGTTACCCGCTCGGGTTGTCCGGCCACGAGATCAGCCTCGCCGGACGGGCCGTGTCGGTGGTCGACGCGTTCGAGACCATGACAGCTGCCCGCTCGTACAAGTCGCCGATGCCCACCGCCGAGGCACGCGCCGAGCTGACGCGCTGCGCCGGAACGCACTTCGATCCGGCCATGGTGCGGGCCTTCCTCGCCATCGCGTTGCCCCGCCTGCTCTGGGCGATGGGACCGGTCACGTTCCTGATCAACATCCCGTTCCTCAAGTGGCTGCCCGCCGCGACGGTGCGCAGCGTGGAGGTGGCGGCCGCGGGAATGAACACCGCGACCACCGCGGTGGGCGCGACCGCGATGAGCGTCGCCGTCGTCGCCGCGCAGTCGCCTGCGATCGCCCACACGCACGATCACGCGGTCGCGTCCGAGCATGCCCGCGTGGAGCAGGCGACACACTCGCACAGCCACCTGCACAGCCACTCGTCCAACCCCTCGTCCAGCCACTCGTCCAACCCCGGAGTGCCCGGCAACTCGCCGTCCTTCGTCGTGCCGCCCTCCGCGTCCGGGCGTGCGGTCCCCGCGGCGGCGAACCCGACGCCGCGGGGCCGCACGCCCAGCCCGCACGCGCGGACCACGTCCGGGCGCAGCGCTAGCCCGAACGCCACGTCCGCGCACAGCCCGAACTCGAACGCCACGTCAGGGCACAGCCCGAACCCGACCGCCTCCAAGGGCAAGAGCAACGCCCCGAGGCCGACGAACTCGCACAGCACCCCCGGCCCCAACCCGAACGCCACCAGCTCCAACGGCACCGGCCCCGATGACGGCGCCGAGGATCACGGCCCGGCCAGCACCGACAGCAGCGCGAA
This genomic stretch from Jatrophihabitans cynanchi harbors:
- a CDS encoding HD-GYP domain-containing protein codes for the protein MAGRPPAEVPDDPNAWRPRSVAAFGVRLLAVGVPIVLGSVTARLVAMGFGASAPSWFVATAALASAAVVATVSARFGARLLPLAVLLKMTMIFPDRAPSRVKVARRATSRDELRRGLTAKGQDARETAVTLLALVTALGRHDRKTRGHSERVRLYCDLLGTELGLRDTDRGKLRWVGLIHDIGKLEVAAAILNKPGKLDQNEWTAVRAHPDHGAKLAEPLAEWLGPWYDGIRQHHERFDGTGYPLGLSGHEISLAGRAVSVVDAFETMTAARSYKSPMPTAEARAELTRCAGTHFDPAMVRAFLAIALPRLLWAMGPVTFLINIPFLKWLPAATVRSVEVAAAGMNTATTAVGATAMSVAVVAAQSPAIAHTHDHAVASEHARVEQATHSHSHLHSHSSNPSSSHSSNPGVPGNSPSFVVPPSASGRAVPAAANPTPRGRTPSPHARTTSGRSASPNATSAHSPNSNATSGHSPNPTASKGKSNAPRPTNSHSTPGPNPNATSSNGTGPDDGAEDHGPASTDSSANGRGKGGTGGRSEG